The following proteins are encoded in a genomic region of Euhalothece natronophila Z-M001:
- the queD gene encoding 6-carboxytetrahydropterin synthase QueD, which yields MDQWVIYKEFYFEAAHQLPNHNGKCRRLHGHSWVGRVYLQGKTLHQHGSQQGMLMDYGEIKKYIQPLLDHYLDHYYLNETTGLENPTSEEIAKWIFNQLEKAGCPNLYAVEIQETCTSGCKYIKD from the coding sequence ATGGATCAGTGGGTAATTTACAAGGAATTTTATTTTGAAGCTGCTCATCAACTTCCTAACCACAATGGCAAATGTCGTCGCTTACATGGACACAGTTGGGTGGGAAGAGTTTATCTTCAGGGAAAAACTCTCCATCAACATGGATCTCAACAAGGGATGCTGATGGACTACGGTGAAATTAAAAAATATATTCAGCCTCTACTGGATCATTATTTAGATCATTATTACCTCAATGAAACAACTGGTCTAGAGAATCCAACCAGTGAAGAAATTGCAAAATGGATTTTTAATCAGTTAGAAAAAGCTGGTTGTCCTAATTTATATGCTGTAGAAATTCAAGAAACTTGTACTTCGGGATGCAAATATATTAAGGACTGA
- a CDS encoding DUF2283 domain-containing protein, protein MEKNLTFRYDKVGDILYIDVCSPYPEQESEEIADQIVARLNPQSGEVENLEVLFFSKRLEDKNPLQLPVEAALRLVDI, encoded by the coding sequence ATGGAAAAAAACTTAACCTTTCGCTATGACAAGGTGGGAGATATTCTTTACATTGATGTGTGTTCACCTTACCCAGAACAAGAGTCTGAAGAAATAGCAGATCAAATTGTTGCTCGTTTGAACCCACAATCAGGAGAAGTGGAAAACTTGGAAGTTCTCTTTTTCTCCAAGCGACTGGAAGATAAAAATCCTTTGCAGTTACCCGTTGAAGCTGCTTTAAGATTAGTGGATATATAA
- a CDS encoding BrnT family toxin has translation MDVEYDPKKAQINWQKHGVSFAEAEFVFYDPLAVHDIDPDASEEERFIALGMSSSGLLLVIVYTIRGDAFRLISARRATRQEAKAYEG, from the coding sequence ATGGACGTTGAGTACGATCCCAAAAAAGCACAAATTAATTGGCAAAAACATGGTGTTTCTTTTGCCGAAGCTGAATTTGTGTTTTATGATCCGCTCGCTGTCCATGACATTGATCCAGATGCATCAGAGGAAGAGCGTTTTATAGCACTGGGGATGAGTAGCTCAGGGTTGCTATTGGTTATTGTTTACACGATCCGCGGTGATGCATTTCGGCTAATTTCTGCTCGTCGCGCCACACGTCAGGAGGCTAAGGCTTATGAGGGATGA
- a CDS encoding BrnA antitoxin family protein, producing the protein MRDEYDFSKGKRGPAIPSKGKTRITIYLDDEILESFRERAEARGLGYQTLINEALKAHLQNSPEQPLTESDLRRVLREELVNRTSD; encoded by the coding sequence ATGAGGGATGAATATGATTTCTCGAAAGGGAAGCGTGGTCCTGCCATTCCATCAAAAGGAAAAACACGCATTACGATCTATTTGGATGACGAGATTTTGGAAAGTTTCCGAGAACGTGCGGAAGCTAGAGGGTTAGGTTATCAGACATTAATTAATGAGGCTTTGAAAGCTCATCTTCAAAATTCACCAGAGCAACCTCTTACCGAAAGTGACCTTCGTCGAGTTCTGCGGGAAGAGTTAGTGAATAGAACGAGCGATTAA
- a CDS encoding ribbon-helix-helix domain-containing protein, whose amino-acid sequence MARWSLVVSDDTDRTVRGYLGAIGAKKGGLSNLVEEAVKRYIFEETVNTVQERNSEYSQDEIMNVIDEGIRETRASNRS is encoded by the coding sequence ATGGCTCGTTGGTCATTAGTTGTTTCCGATGATACAGACCGTACAGTGAGAGGTTATCTCGGCGCTATTGGTGCAAAGAAGGGCGGGTTATCAAATCTTGTTGAAGAAGCGGTGAAGCGTTACATTTTTGAAGAAACTGTTAATACGGTACAAGAACGTAATTCAGAGTATTCTCAAGATGAAATTATGAATGTCATTGATGAGGGGATCAGAGAAACTCGTGCATCGAATCGTTCTTGA